One region of Rattus norvegicus strain BN/NHsdMcwi chromosome 13, GRCr8, whole genome shotgun sequence genomic DNA includes:
- the LOC103693700 gene encoding large ribosomal subunit protein eL42-like → MVAEGSSVPASRVQVSLPPEFTFFSSRGFINHSPSNSAVIGPENAPANVPKTRRTFCKKCGKHQPHKVTQYKKGKDSLYAQGKRRCDRKQNGYGGQTKPIFCKKAKTTKKVVLRLECVEPNCRSKRMLAIKRCKHFELGGDKKRKGQVIQF, encoded by the exons ATGGTAGCAGAGGGTTCAAGTGtccctgcctcccgagtgcaggTGTCCCTGCCTCCCGAGTTCACCTTCTTTTCATCCCGAGGCTTTATCAATCACAGTCCCTCCAACTCTGCAGTCATAGGGCCCGAGAA CGCTCCTGCAAACGTTCCTAAGACCCGCCGGACATTCTGCAAGAAATGTGGGAAGCACCAACCCCACAAGGTGACGCAGTACAAGAAGGGCAAGGATTCTTTGTATGCCCAGGGAAAGCGGCGTTGTGACAGGAAACAGAATGGCTACGGCGGGCAGACTAAGCCCATTTTCTGCAAAAAGGCTAAAACTACAAAGAAGGTTGTGCTGAGACTGGAGTGCGTTGAGCCCAACTGCAGATCTAAGAGGATGCTGGCTATTAAGAGATGCAAACATTTTGAACTAGGAggtgacaagaagagaaagggccaAGTGATCCAGTTCTAA